GGGCTCAGGAACACCGAGTCAGGGGAAGAAGAACAAGACGGTGCACGTGAAGTGCCGGCGGTGCGGCGAGGCCTCCTACCACAAGACCAAGAAGGTCTGCGCGTCGTGCGGGTTCGGGAAATCCGCCAAACGACGCGACTACGCGTGGCAGGAGAAGGCCGGCGAGTAGATGCACGAGAAGTGCGGCGTCGTCGGCGTCTCGCTCGCCGACCGAGCCGCCGCGCGCCCGCTTTACTACGCCCTCTACGCCCTCCAGCACCGCGGCCAGGAGTCGGCGGGGATCATCACCCACGACGGTTTTCAACAGCACTCCCACGTCGAGATGGGGCTCGTGGGCGACGCCTTCGACCCCGCCGACATCGCGAGCCTCAACGGTTCCAACGGCATCGGCCACGTTCGCTACCCGACCGCGGGCAGCGTCGATAGCTCCTGTGCCCAGCCCTTCTCGGTCTCGTTCAAGAGCGGTTCACTCGGTCTCTCACACAACGGCAACCTCGTGAACGCGGGCGCGCTCCGCGACGAACTCGCCGGCCTCGGCCACGCCTTTACTTCCGACGGCGACACCGAGGTCATCGCCCACGACCTCGCGCGAAACCTCCTCGATTCCGGGCTCGTGGAGGCCGTCGAGCGAACCATGGGCAAGATCCACGGTTCCTACTCGCTGACCGTGATGCACGACGACCGGGTGCTCGGCCTCCGCGACCCGCAGGGCAACCGGCCGCTCTGTCTCGGCGAGTTGGAGGACGGCTACGTGCTCGCCTCCGAGAGCGCCGCGATCGACGCGCTCGACGGGGAACTCATACGCGATGTCAGGCCCGGCGAACTGGTGGTGCTCGACCCGGACGGGTCGGGGTATAGCACCTATCGCCTCACGACCCTCGACCACACCGCCCACTGCTTCTTCGAACACGTCTACTTCGCCCGACCCGACTCGACGATCGACGGGAAGCTCGTCTACGAGGTCCGGCGCGAGCTCGGGCGGAAGCTCTGGGCCGAGAACGGCATCGACACCGACGTGGTGATGCCGGTACCCGACTCGGGCCGGGCGTTCGCCTCCGGCTACGCCGAGGCCGCGAACGAG
The Halococcus hamelinensis 100A6 genome window above contains:
- a CDS encoding 50S ribosomal protein L37e, coding for MTGSGTPSQGKKNKTVHVKCRRCGEASYHKTKKVCASCGFGKSAKRRDYAWQEKAGE
- the purF gene encoding amidophosphoribosyltransferase, whose translation is MHEKCGVVGVSLADRAAARPLYYALYALQHRGQESAGIITHDGFQQHSHVEMGLVGDAFDPADIASLNGSNGIGHVRYPTAGSVDSSCAQPFSVSFKSGSLGLSHNGNLVNAGALRDELAGLGHAFTSDGDTEVIAHDLARNLLDSGLVEAVERTMGKIHGSYSLTVMHDDRVLGLRDPQGNRPLCLGELEDGYVLASESAAIDALDGELIRDVRPGELVVLDPDGSGYSTYRLTTLDHTAHCFFEHVYFARPDSTIDGKLVYEVRRELGRKLWAENGIDTDVVMPVPDSGRAFASGYAEAANENEGSVEFAEGLMKNRYVGRTFIMPTQDERERAVRLKLNPITSTVEDKTVTLIDDSIVRGTTSTQLVELLRDVGASEVHLRIGSPAITAPCYMGIDMATREELIAADRTVEEVRETIDADSLAYLSPGAIADALDTERDDLCMGCITGEYPYDIDGEPTDRPVRQPVIADD